The following nucleotide sequence is from Hylaeus volcanicus isolate JK05 chromosome 3, UHH_iyHylVolc1.0_haploid, whole genome shotgun sequence.
TgagaatattatacataaattataccAAGCGTTTGTTTCGTAGGGAAAGAAACAATTCCCAGCGAAGCTAGAGAAATTATGGCAGCCATGGATCAATACCACTCGGATCGTTTGCGGATAGAGAATATTATTCGAGATTGGGACCCTATAAAGAAGACAGTGGTAGTTATTTCTTCCTTGCTCTGCTCTTAACTAATTGCAAATTTCCTTTGAACCTCCTCATggtaataaattcattatcgTTTTCGCAGGAAGTGTCGTCTGCACCAAAGATCAGAGTCCCAAGGAGTGCCAAGTCCAAAGACGTAGGAGCCCTGGACACTGTCAGAGAGGTGATGTTGATTAAAATGTAAgctaaatgaatttaattaatatttgtgttTAAACACAGACGAATGCGAGCAAGTTTCATGTATGGTACGTGAAAGCCAGTGACCCTTGGATGAAGACTATGCACGACACTATAGTTGCTCAGATGAGAGGAAATTTATTAGCAAAATCTGCTCTTGGTAAGTTGCAGCGTTAGGGTCTCATTCACATTCCATAACACTTGGAATAATACCAGagaagttttttatttttataaaaaccatCGTTACTcctacaattaaaatttttaaaatattcgcaTTCCCCTTGCAGTGGCAGAGCCTGCACCTGAACCAGATCTTCAACCTAAACGTTACTCGCTTCTCAAGTCAAGAAACATTCAGAAAAGACACAATCGTGTCCACGGAAGTAGggttttcattattatttctagaTTAATTAGTATATTTTAGTCTACCACGTATACTGCGAAAATTTATCAGCGGAGCAAAAgctaaaagtaaaaatataataatagctGAAATATGAATTGTTCAGACGTCTACCAACTGGTCTCGATAACCACGGTACCGGAACCCCTCTCGATCAGCGAGTCGCTGCTGATCAGCGATCAAAGCGCGCAAGGGAGTCGCGCCGGAAATCAAGGAAACAGCAAACGACGCAAGCGAAGATCATCGAGCAAAGCAAATGAGAGGTCGAGGAGCAGAACGGAGGATCAGTCGTTGATAACGGTCGAAAGCAAGGACACGATTACTGGCTCTGTTTCAGAAACTATTCTGGAGGAGACTTTGAGGCCTCGATGGATCCTCCAACCGAACGAGACTCGAAGGTTCAAAATTCGCTTCCAACCCCAAGAAATTGGggttttcgatgaaatttacgCGTTGACTATCGCGGATGGGAACAACATCACTTACGAAGTGAACGTAAATGGCATTGCGGATGTACCTAGGCTGGACATGAACCCTGATGTCATTTATAGCAAAGTATTGAAACTGAAAATAGGACAATAATAAAAtgggaattatttcttggtttATTgtattcgattttaattaatacagacAGCAGCTACCAAATTGGACAATACAGATGGCCCTACGTACTACTTGGACAGCGAAGTATACGATTTTGGGTCGATGTTGGTCCTTCGAAAAGACAAAAGGTAAACAAACCTcccttatttatttattataaacagaCGAATAAGAACGCACTTAAATAGAGAAAAGAAGCAGTCGAATTAGGACGAATGCTTTTGTGATTCACTGTACGTCAACTTATTCCCTGCGAACAGGTCACATCGTCGAGAAGCAGAGCTTAAGTTTTACAACATTTCCAACGTAGACGCGGAGGTGTTCTTTTCTCTCGGGGAAAGCAACGCTGGCTGTTTCTCCATCCAGCCGGAGAAGCTCCTCATCGCTGTGCGTTATCACTAACGATCCACTCGTTGTTCTTTCATTCGCAAATACGCTGGATCTCCCAGAAACcgctaatttttatttttatacccACGTAGCCCGCAAATCACGAAGTTCTGGCCCTGTCAGCCATTGCCACGAAACTTGGTACCATTTCAGAGAGGCTATACATatgcataaaaaataatccaaaGGTTGAAGTGATTCAGGTACCGCtctcaaattcatttttttatgcaGTCTTCACGATGTGCATTCgttgtatattaatttgataatGCAGCTGCAGAGTGTGGGTACCAAACTGGACATAGAACTGGACGAGAAACAGCTGTCTTTTGGTCGCACGCTTCTCTACAGACGAGACTTTCAAATTCTGACTGCAAGAAACAAGACACCTGTACCAATTCCGTGGCAAATAGAAGCTGAGGAACCTTTCGAGACACAGATCACATTTGCACCGGATAGAGGCGTGATTAAGCCCTGGGACGAACAGAAAATCGAGTTCTGCTATCATGGCGACAAGGTAACGCGTTCTCCTTCCGTGACAAGGAACTGAAATTCGCGAGAATAATTTCCGCTCGCGAATGACGTTAATTACTTCTGAAGAAAATCTTAATTACCAAAAAAAGCGCAGCCATTAATTTTTGCTTGCTCTGGATTCTACTTAATAATAACTCGGAATTAAAGTGAAAGGTTTAAATGTTCTCTAGTTAAAAAATACCGTAGGTTTGGCCTATAGCCAAGGCCTTTTTCACGAGATAAAATGTAGAATGATGTagcgaatatttaattttacaggTGGGTGTAATCAGAACGCAGACGGTGATTTTCAAAGCATTTCTATGCGAGGAAAACGAAGAGCCAATCTTCACAGATGCGGTTCTTCTGACAGGAGAAACTTACGATGTCGCCATTGATATAGATCAGGCGAACCCTATCGATCTAAAATGGATCAAAGTGAATCGCCCAGCGAGTGGCTTGTTCGTGATAAGAAATCGTGGCGATTATCAAGTGGAATACGTGTGAGAAATATTATCTTCTCGTGTCTTTAGTATGAAGCAGTTGAAACACTTCAAAGACGGtctgaattttgtttgaataagaagtgataaatagaaattctattattgtttacatcaaagttatcaatttttcttcactGAATAATCAAATGATTTGCTTGCAACTTGGAATCGAGGCCTTCGCACTCCAAGTGTTCAAGTGTAAAGACTTCGAGTGAAAAGGattggagtgcaaaggattagaGAGCCAAGAattggagtgcaaaggattgAAGAGTAAAGAATTGGAATGCAAAGGATTGAAGTGGAAAGGattggagtgcaaaggattgGAGAGCAAAGAattggagtgcaaaggattagaGAGCAaaggcttcgagtgcaaatgATTGAAGAGCAAAGAATAGGAATGCAaaggcttcgagtgcaaaggattggAGAGCAAAGAATAGGAATGCAAAGGCTTCGAATGCAAAGGCTTCAAGTGCAAAGATTTCAAGTGCAAAGGCTTCAAGTGAAAAGAATTTGAGTGCAAAGGCTTCGATTGCAAAGGCTCCGAATGCAAAGACTTCGATTCCAAGATACCTGTTTCAAGTGCCTGGTTCAGAATAAAGTCTGTCTTCTCATTCCTCAATTGTCATAAAGCCATGGTCACATATTTACAGTGTCACATTGGaggataatgaaaaattagcgaaattaaatttaccaaCGAATTTGAAGAAGAACCTGGAGGTTCGTCCAGCATCTGGCTCCGTTCCACCGAATAGAGAGAGGATCGTGGAAGTTCGTACAtagcaaagaaaaatacaaaaattcgcAATGCATTTAAAATGCATCGTTGCAGGTGACGTTTGTACCAAAAGACGAGCTGACTCTTAGGAAAGCTTCGATACTGAAGTGCCACCTGATCGATACGAACAAGGATACTGCTGTAGTCGCTGAGATTCCACTCACAGTCTCCCTTAACGCGTACTATACCAggtataatattgtttaaaaaattaataatataaatttcattggaaaatgGTTATTTTTACTGTAGATTTCAAGTCGATCCTTATCCCTTGATGGACTTTGGATCGCTTGCCATATGCACAGAGAAGACCATGTACCTCAACGTGGAGAACATTGGAAAATTTCCATTGCACTACTCCATTCGTGTTACGGGTAAACATCCATCTATAATTTACATGACTCAAGTGACAAAGGCAGCTCCGCGTAAGAAGGCAAATCTGACAGCGAGGACGAATACATCGAAAGCGGCAAAAAGATCTGCCAGAGGCAAAAGAGCCGAGATcgagtaaatttaatataatattcgatGCTCCTGTAGTCATTGAATTTTTGCTTAGCACCAGCGACAGTTTCTAATGAGacattattctaataaatttttcaatatacagGGATCATTCGGAaccagaaaaattaataatgggCCCAATGACTGTTGCCAAAACCGAGGGTGACGTCGATCCTGGCCAAACGGACGCCATTGCCATCACTTGCTACCCTGAATTCGTTGGCTCCCAGGATGAAAAAATCATGGTTCACGTTAGAGACAGTGTACCAGAAGATGGAGACGGGAAAGTAATAACACTCCTCGTGAATTCTTCGATGCCGTGTCTCGACTTCGAGAATCTCGACTCGATGTTCCAGGAGAACCACGTGGTCGATCGCATCCAGGACTTCAATTGCCCTAAAGAGGTTTTCTATCGCTCGAAGAATATAGTAACGAGGCATTCGTtactgttaaataatatttttaaacagattGGACCACACACGGTGTTTGCACGTCAAGAAAAATGCCTCTACTTCCGACACGTCTGCGTGATGACTACTCATGCGACCTGTTTCAAGCTGTACAATCGAAATATAGTGCCTGCGAGTGTGCAAGTGATTTTCGTGGCTGGATCATTGACTCCAAGTACGGCAAAGCCGGACACGTTTGTTGTGGAACCTCAAAACGAGAGCGTTCCACCTATGAGCCACAAGACATTCACTGTCTCTTTCACTCCAGCCGTCATAGAGGTAAAATGGGTACTTGTAATCCCTGAAATACTTGCATACTTACTACTCGTATCAAAACAAGTCTTAAAACCCCGTACCTTGGAATCGAAGCTTTTGCACTCGAAGCTTTTGCACTCCAATTCTTTGGACTTGGGGCTTTAGTACTCCAATCGTTTGCACTACAATTCTTTCCACTTAAAGCCTTTACACTCGAAGCCTAGGAGTGCTAAGGCTTCGATTCCAAATTAACAAATCATTTGATTATCCAGTGAAGAAAgataattttctattcaacACATACAACTCTCTGCAGACGTTCAAAGGAATCCTTGAAGCAACCGTGATTCTTCCCTCGAATTTGGACGAAGAGAAGCTCTCCATTAAACTGGTAGGAGAATCTTGCGTACCAGAAGTGGCTATCATAGAACCGATTCATGGAAATCGTGAAAAAGCAACCTTGAGTTTTGGTCGTACACTGATCAACGAAAAAAATCACAGAGAGTTCGCCTTGGAAAACATCGGATTCATCAAGGCAAAGGTCATCGTTGAAATCGACGAGGATCGGGACAAGGTGTTCACTTTTGCAGCCTGTCCTAATACACAATCTTTGCTGCCAATTTGGGCCAGTAGTTGTGAAGGtaaatttgttaaatcaaGTAAGAAACGAGGCTGAATAgtttgtacatataaatattagtttattaatattttagaaccCAATGATCGCTGCACCGTGGTTTGTTTAATGCCTGGAAACGTGGCGCGTTTCAAGGTGACGTTTTTCCCGACTGAGGTCGGAAAACGCGACGGGAAAATTCGCCTATTCGTGGTTGACAATCCTTACGAGAACATGGTGATCAATCTGAAGGCAGAATGTTACATGGAACCGTTAGTGTTGGAGGGTTTAGAGTTCGAGGATAATAAACGTGGTGCTACAGTTGGAAGTCGAAACTCCGTTGCTAGAATGCGCAGACTGTCAACAAGACAAAGTTCCCTAGCGTCAGGTACATGATAACAGTATAGAgtgagaagaaaataattgattcgcCGATAAAACTcttgtcaaaattacaaatattaattttaaatggacACCAATATCAATTGGCACCCACTTCAGTGTTTTCCAAAGCGATGGTGCTTTAAATGTATAGTAATTCTCCAGTACAGAgtgagaagaaaataatagtcTCTCGTTAAAACTCTTGTCAAAATTCcaaatctaaattttaaatggacaTCAATATCAATTGACACCCACTTCAGTGTTTTCCAAAGCGATGGTGCTTTAAATTTAGAGtaattctctaaaaatttCTTGTCTGTGCACCTTCTGAACAGTTTGGGAACCACTGGTCTTCCATCGCGAACCGTCACGACTGTAACGATGTAACGAGATTGGAAAGGAGTGAACGATGCAATTTTTCGTAATGAATAGTAATCAGTGCCCGACAGTTCATTAATTGCAACTtggatgaaaatatatttcagcTCCTGCCAGCTCGAGGCCCGCGGTGTCTTTGACCTATATCCTCGACTACGGGCTCTGTTTCGTTGgcaaaatgtacaaaaagaCGTTCAGGATTGCCAATAAATCGCCGGACCGATGGTTTCGTTTCCAATGGACCGAGCATCCCGATCTCGTGTTCGTGCCATCAATTGGACACATCAAGTTCCAGACATGCAAAGAGACAGTTGCTACCTTCCTGGCACCGGAGCCCATGAATCTTGTGAACGTGCGTCCCTAAAACtaaaacgaatataaaattgacgTATCGTGAATATTGTGAATTTTTGATCGCAAAAAATAATCCATTTCATTTTTGGTTGTTTCTCCTGGtttattgaattcatttcttcaCGTACTTTGGTTAatttgcttctatatttctcgCAGAACTATTGACTGAACCCAGTGTTGTATCCTAATTATTATACTGAGGATTTTATGCATCAATGATGCATACAATGATGTAGAAAACATACATGAAATATACACAGCGTAATACAcacgttgaatatattctacaattattataataatattattgtttcattttgcAGAAGTGCACACATCTTCTGATCACGGTCAGCATACGTTTATCATATTAGATTACATcacaaatgtataaaatccaCAATCTACtaattatacatttgtaaatatattcgtaTAAATGAATCCCGTTTGTCCAACAGACTCGTATCGAGTGTGTCGTATGGGAAATCGCTTGTACAGACGACGACGAGGCTTGGGACGATCGACAAACGGAAGTGCGATGGGAGAGCGTGCAACCTGACCTAATCGACAAGCCTAAGAGCGCAGAAGGCCTGTCCAAGAGAATCGTGCGTCCAACCGTGGAACCAGAGTGCCAAAGCATGGCCGGAAGTACCAAGTACATCCAAATTTTACTCAGTGCCAAAGTTGCATTCTCGGAGTACTCCTGCTTAGTCCAAGAAATTCACTTCAAGGACACGCTGATGTTCCAGGTTCGCATTATTGTCCTATTTCAATCAAATACCGATTAGTTTTTCTTCTTGACTACTCTTATATCGTTCAGTCTCGTAGttcatttctcaattttatcagaaaacgctagaaaaatagaaatttaattttgtccccTTTCGATTAAATTCCGATTAGTCTTCCTTTTTGTGTCCTctttttcgttcaattttatagttcaTTTCACAATTTCATGAGAGAACACTAGAAATTCGATTAGGGATTTCATAGCCACTCGATAACGTGGATATTCATCTGCTGCAATATCGATAGTATAGAAGCGATTGGGTTTGAAATTTCGTCACAGACTCGTGAATATGCGTTCGTCCTGTCGAATCCTGGAACGGTGAACACCGAGTACGCCTGGAAGGTAAACATGGACGAGCAATATCCGAAAAGACGAATGGAGGACAGTCCAAACACGACTTCCAGGCCGAGGACCGCGGACGTCTCACGTTCTCGACCGAATTCGAGATCTGTGCGAGGAATTTTCTCCGCAACAAGTGAGCTGCGTCACAGAAACTTCGATGTGGATGGAAAAAGCGCTGGGGACAACGCAAATTTATTGTCTAGACACTCTAGACAGCTCGTGTCATCCACTTCTGGTAAATTTACGCTTAACCTGATGATTTTAAGACGTTAGGAAACCTGTTGCTTATAGTAGATGCACttgataataattgaaaagacTTGAACCActttcgtgacgaacaattcTTTTTGAAGTAATTGTACCACGTTGATTGCTATACTGATTTACATGGAAATTTACATGGAAATGTCTGCAGGACTAAAATTTTATCTCGAGACAATTGGAAACTATAGAATCTAACATTCgtcgtattacttatttttgtattatcatcGGAAActtacgaattctatccagatttgttttcattgatAGTTGGCCCTTAACCTCTTTAACTGTATATCGGGAATAACATTATCAGTGGAGCcaaactataaaatttgtaccCCTCTTGTTgaggaattttgtattaaataagttattatcaaatttttgttctttttattattgacaataattataattataacaaaataaatgttcacaTACGTGCCTAAGGGCGTGAAaaggttaaaattaattgttgaagttCCTTAGTGAAGAGCTCTGTCAcctatatatgtaaatataaattaaataaataaaatttacagacttcgcgcacacgcgagagttggagagattgaaaatcaaatgACAGGATATCTGCTGCACCATATTTAATGATTTCCCGCGacaggacattttttttttctcagaaaacCCTTTCATTGGATTGTGACGCACTAAGAGccaattgtaacggaacattGTTTTGCTGCCACAGTAAAATCTTCCTACatgtacaaatttctatacgataaatgcacagaaaccatccccactaCGGACCACTAATGCCAGCTACGGCTCCTTGAtgttgtccctgctaatctaaacctaatttcactttacacttttctCTTTACACTtctgcactttacacttttggaCTTTACAcatttccacttttcc
It contains:
- the LOC128873538 gene encoding hydrocephalus-inducing protein-like, translating into MAAMDQYHSDRLRIENIIRDWDPIKKTVEVSSAPKIRVPRSAKSKDVGALDTVRETNASKFHVWYVKASDPWMKTMHDTIVAQMRGNLLAKSALVAEPAPEPDLQPKRYSLLKSRNIQKRHNRVHGNVYQLVSITTVPEPLSISESLLISDQSAQGSRAGNQGNSKRRKRRSSSKANERSRSRTEDQSLITVESKDTITGSVSETILEETLRPRWILQPNETRRFKIRFQPQEIGVFDEIYALTIADGNNITYEVNVNGIADVPRLDMNPDVIYSKTAATKLDNTDGPTYYLDSEVYDFGSMLVLRKDKRSHRREAELKFYNISNVDAEVFFSLGESNAGCFSIQPEKLLIAPANHEVLALSAIATKLGTISERLYICIKNNPKVEVIQLQSVGTKLDIELDEKQLSFGRTLLYRRDFQILTARNKTPVPIPWQIEAEEPFETQITFAPDRGVIKPWDEQKIEFCYHGDKVGVIRTQTVIFKAFLCEENEEPIFTDAVLLTGETYDVAIDIDQANPIDLKWIKVNRPASGLFVIRNRGDYQVEYVVTLEDNEKLAKLNLPTNLKKNLEVRPASGSVPPNRERIVEVTFVPKDELTLRKASILKCHLIDTNKDTAVVAEIPLTVSLNAYYTRFQVDPYPLMDFGSLAICTEKTMYLNVENIGKFPLHYSIRVTGKHPSIIYMTQVTKAAPRKKANLTARTNTSKAAKRSARGKRAEIEDHSEPEKLIMGPMTVAKTEGDVDPGQTDAIAITCYPEFVGSQDEKIMVHVRDSVPEDGDGKVITLLVNSSMPCLDFENLDSMFQENHVVDRIQDFNCPKEIGPHTVFARQEKCLYFRHVCVMTTHATCFKLYNRNIVPASVQVIFVAGSLTPSTAKPDTFVVEPQNESVPPMSHKTFTVSFTPAVIETFKGILEATVILPSNLDEEKLSIKLVGESCVPEVAIIEPIHGNREKATLSFGRTLINEKNHREFALENIGFIKAKVIVEIDEDRDKVFTFAACPNTQSLLPIWASSCEEPNDRCTVVCLMPGNVARFKVTFFPTEVGKRDGKIRLFVVDNPYENMVINLKAECYMEPLVLEGLEFEDNKRGATVGSRNSVARMRRLSTRQSSLASAPASSRPAVSLTYILDYGLCFVGKMYKKTFRIANKSPDRWFRFQWTEHPDLVFVPSIGHIKFQTCKETVATFLAPEPMNLVNTRIECVVWEIACTDDDEAWDDRQTEVRWESVQPDLIDKPKSAEGLSKRIVRPTVEPECQSMAGSTKYIQILLSAKVAFSEYSCLVQEIHFKDTLMFQTREYAFVLSNPGTVNTEYAWKVNMDEQYPKRRMEDSPNTTSRPRTADVSRSRPNSRSVRGIFSATSELRHRNFDVDGKSAGDNANLLSRHSRQLVSSTSGTVEMKASSTRPSDLFSSTAGLSERTTDSWLESDDVPFTVYPETGTISPQESVECTLKFSPMDVFHYKAYLSCVIENLDPNMPDLTIPVTGRSLLPYCHFDVQESDYITSGRRDPQRPGPLGRGIEDPALWQNIRVIEFKVVGVGETHVKKFHLINPTTDDYYFTWRDRTPHLADKISNFHCTVPEGIAERGKQTDLAFTFLAEDVGVFESFWLFSIDRYNLQCLFLVVGTVTEPSVHCLTVHVKLKPTILGHNVRDSIRLLNDEDFHAPFRVVEESLYSEGKFQKLNVTPMTGSLEPKKEQFLWVEYHPTRVGEFHFSIQCAVKLMKSPLAVFVTASVYAILSSVVYSVATGEIVRACVDTENVIDLGKLMLNVSIPITFDIANSGRTAFYYTWDLGMTPEVISRNAYVVVTPQKQGHVISESQSTCSLTLTTHQKTTIRDHPITLKISNGPTYQFLLKASSRKPAIEFSFDRYDFGPCYIQENNAMSYYTELCVSNSEDVPFIIECKFEEQPHLSVDLNSIAEALAAHSTITIPITFRPLKETKYNECLVFTINSVNEKKIIITGEGITYKIHLVNPCDKSIYLGSVSISRTVIRKIPVVNQGLAPIEVKFDLTKNLSGYEDYRDRAQSCAVKEFNENGHTLDEASVMETKRSWTQDIVLQTNEPRLKDVLRIEPSSNVILRPNKRIDVTVRFKPTSRMRPFTVKVGLQVSSAIMPLFMVRGSCVGAEFRLNRTHVSFGTIVEGCFAEVKVILMNTGDVGARFKWNTSKLPGNFRIDPVSGYCSPGMDVNFVIKFQPSQQRSLIQSEAIVDIEKYKSLKLKVSGGCCKLPEPMETIFFASAVRSQQTQTVLVTNDTNQPWTLKPEVTGDYFSVDEILRVPAKGFARCTVTYAPTVMNTEDTRHLVIKLI